A segment of the Lelliottia amnigena genome:
TCAGCCAGCTGGAATCCGAGCTGTTGCAGGAATTTGCCCTGCGCCGATTCCGCGGTCCACAGGTTCGCGCTGTGCGCGGCGGCGGTGTAAACAAGCGCATTCACCGGCTGCGGCGGGAGTTTCATCTGCTGCTTCACCAACGTCAGCTGTTGATCAAATTCGGCGATACGCGCGGCGGCCTGCTTTTCGTGTCCGGTCAGCGTGCCGAGTTGAGTCAGCAGTTCCTGCCAGCTTTTGTCGTCATAATTGATGACAAGCGTCGGCGCGATAGTGGAGAGCTGATCGTAAAGCGCCATGGCAGAATCTCCGCCGGTCGCGCTGATCAGAATCAGATCCGGCATTTGCGCGGCAACGGCTTCAGCGCTTGGCTCGCCGATATAGAGACGCGAAACCTGCCGTTTTTTGGCGATATCCCCCCACTGGCGCATAAATCCTTGCGCATCCGCCACGCGGTTGTTCGGCGTCGTCGCGCCGCTGGCCACAACCGGCGCGTCAATGGCCAGCAGCGAACCGGTCAGCGTGACGCTGGTAGATACAATGCGCGTCGGCTTGCTTTCCAGGGTATGAACGCCACGGCTGTCGGTGACCTGGCGGGGCCAGTCTGCGGCGATGGCTGAGGTTAGTCCTAAAACAAAAAGGCCTGCCAGCAGCAGGGCGTAACGACAAACAGCAGGGAATTTCACAAGGCGACATCCTGTTTTTGTGGAGGTTAATGCTTCTCATTTTCATAAATGCGGCGAAGGGATGCAAGCAATAGTCGCACAAGTTGCGCTGTCGGCGGTTGACACCGTCGCGCTCTGCTATTAGGTTAGCCATCGAAAATATAAATGATAATTATTCTTACTGCGTTTATCATTTTAGGAGGATGATATGGATACGTCATTGGCTGAGGAAGTTCAACACACCGCGACCACGCTGCAATCAGACAGCTTTTTCTTTATGTCGCCCAACCGCAGTTTCACCACATCTGGCTGTTTTGCCCGTTTTTCGGAGTCCGCAGCAGGCGGCGACGATCCGGCTGGTGCCTTCCAGCAAAAGCTGGCGCAGGCCTTCAATGACGCTAAAGCCAGCGGGATTTCGCATCCCATTATGGTGGGCGCCATTCCGTTTGATACCCGCAAACCCTCGTCACTGTTTATTCCGCAAAGCTGGCAAACTTTTTCGCGTCCGGCGCGACAGAAATCCGCACGCTACCATTCCGGCGCGCAGGAGTTGACGGTCGTAAGCCGTACGGAAATCCCGCCGCAGCCCGTATTTGAAGAGATGGTCGCCCGCGCCGCCGCCCTCACTGCGACGCCGCAGGTCAATAAAGTGGTGCTCTCGCGCCTGATTGATATCGCCACCGATCGGCACATCGACAGCGGTGCGTTGCTGGAGCGCCTGATCGCGCAAAACCCGGCAAGTTTTAACTTCCACGTTCCGCTCGAAGACGGCGGTGTGCTGCTGGGGGCGAGCCCTGAGCTGCTGCTGCGCAAAGAGGGGGCACATTTCAGCTCGCTGCCGCTGGCCGGCTCTGCGCGTCGTCAGCCGGACGATATGCTGGATCGCGAAGCCGGAAACAAACTGCTGGCCTCTGAAAAAGACCGCCACGAACACGATCTGGTGACGCAGGCGATGAAAACCGTGCTGGAACAACGCAGCCATAAGCTGGCAATGCCATCTTCACCGCAGCTGATCACCACGCCTACGCTCTGGCATCTGGCAACGCCGATTGAAGGCGAAGCGCGGGAAAATGAAAACGCGCTGACGCTGGCCTGTCTGCTGCACCCGACGCCTGCGCTGAGCGGTTTCCCGCATCAGGCCGCGAAAGAAATTATTGCCTCTCTGGAGCCGTTTGACCGCGAACTGTTCGGCGGGATCGTCGGCTGGTGCGACAGCGAAGGCAACGGAGAATGGGTCGTAACGATCCGCTGTGCGCGCCTCCATGAAAACACGGTTCGTCTGTTTGCTGGTGCAGGCATTGTCCCGGCCTCATCACCCGTCGGCGAATGGCGCGAAACCGGCGTCAAACTCTCCACCATGCTCAACGTTTTTGGTTTGCACTGAGGAATAATCATGACGCTTCCCTTTACCCGTTGGCCTGAGGAATTTGCCCGGCGCTACCGTGAAAAAGGCTACTGGCAAGATGTGCCGCTGACCGACATTTTGACGCGTCATGCTGACAGCGACGCGACGGCAGTTTTCGACGGCGAGCGGCAGTACACCTACCGTCAGCTTCACAAGGCAGTGAATAACCTCGCGTCCGCACTGCAGGCGCAGGGGATTAAGCGCGGCGAAACGGCGCTGGTGCAACTGGGCAACGTGGCCGAGTTTTACATCACTTTCTTTGCCCTGCTGCAGGCGGGCGTCGCCCCCGTGAATGCGCTTTTTAGCCATCAACGCAGCGAGCTGAACGCGTACGCACTTCAAATTGCGCCCGCGCTGGTGATTGCCGATCGCCAGCATGCGCTGTTTGCGGACGATGATTTCCTGAATACGTTTGTCGATGAACACCGCTCCGTGCGCGTGGTGCTGCTGCGCGGCGATAACGGTGAACACGCCCTGGAGACGGCCATTGCGCGTCCGGCGGACAACTTTATTGCCAGCCCGACGCCTGCCGATGAAGTGGCGTTTTTCCAGCTTTCCGGCGGGAGCACCGGCACGCCAAAGCTGATCCCGCGCACGCACAACGACTACTACTACAGCATTTTGCGCAGCAACGAAGTGTGCGGCATTACGGCTGAAACGCGCTACCTGAACGCGCTGCCCGCAGCGCACAACTTTGCGATGAGTTCTCCGGGATCGCTGGGCGTATTTATGGCGGGTGGGTGCGTGGCGCTGGCGAACGATCCGAGCGCCACGCTTTGCTTCCCACTGATTGAAAAACACCAGCTCAACGTTGCGTCTTTGGTTCCTCCTGCGGTCAGCCTGTGGTTGCAGGCCATCGCGGAAGGAGCGGGTAACGCTCAACTGGCGTCGCTGACGCTATTACAGGTGGGCGGAGCACGACTTTCTGCCACGCTTGCGGCGCGCATTCCGGCGGAAATTGGCTGTCAGCTGCAGCAGGTTTTTGGCATGGCGGAAGGGCTGGTGAACTACACCGCGATCGACGACACCCCGGAGCGCATCATGAACACCCAGGGTCGTCCAATGTGCCCGGATGACGAAGTGTGGGTAGCAGATGAAAACGGACAACCGCTGCCGCGCGGTGAAGTCGGGCGTTTGATGACGCGCGGGCCGTACACCTTCCGTGGCTATTTCAACAGCCCGGAACACAACGCCAGCGCTTTTGATGCCGACGGTTTTTACTGCTCCGGCGATCTGATCTCCATCGACGAGCAGGGTTACATCACCGTGCAGGGGCGTGAAAAAGATCAGATCAACCGTGGCGGCGAGAAGATCGCAGCGGAAGAGATCGAGAATTTACTGCTGCGTCACGAATCGGTGATCCACGCGGCGCTGGTCAGCATGGAAGACAGCCTGCTGGGCGAAAAAAGCTGCGCGTATCTGGTGGTGAAAAAGCCCCTGCGCGCGGTGGACGTGCGTCGTTTCCTGCGCGAGCAGGGGATTGCAGAATTCAAACTGCCGGACAGGGTCGAGAGCGTGGATGCGCTGCCGCTGACGCCGGTCGGGAAAGTAGACAAGAAACAATTGCGCCTGTGGCTCGCTGAACGCGCCCAGGGCTGAGGAACTGATTATGGCGATTCCAAAATTAACCGGTTATGCACTGCCGACGGCCGCTGAACTGCCGAACAATAAAGTGAACTGGGCGTTCGAGCCCGAGCGCGCCGCGCTGTTGATCCACGACATGCAGGAATATTTCCTCAACTTCTGGGGCGAAAATTGCCCGATGATGGTGCAAGTGGTGGCGAACATCGCGCAACTTCGCGATTACTGCAAAAAGCACAATATTCCGGTCTATTACACCGCGCAGCCAAAAGAGCAGAGCGACGAAGACCGTGCGTTGCTGAACGACATGTGGGGGCCGGGGCTAACCCGCTCGCCGGAGCAGCAGCGTATCGTATCGGAACTGACGCCTGACGAAGCCGACACCGTGCTGGTGAAATGGCGCTACAGCGCGTTCCACCGCTCGCCGCTGGAGCAGATGCTCAAAGAGACGGGCCGCAATCAGCTGCTGATCACCGGCGTTTACGCGCACATCGGTTGTATGACGACCGCCACCGACGCTTTTATGCGTGATATCAAGCCGTTCTTTATCGCCGACGCGCTGGCCGATTTCAGCCGCGAAGAGCATCTGATGTCGTTGAACTACGTCGCGGGCCGCACCGGACGCGTGGTGATGACCGACGAACTGCTGCCGTCCGTACCCGCCAGCAAAGAGGCGCTACGTGCCGTGATCCTGCCGCTGCTGGACGAATCTGACGAGCCGATGGACGACGAAAACCTGATTGATTATGGTCTCGACTCCGTGCGCATGATGGCGCTGGCTGCCCGCTGGCGTAAAGTTCACGGCGATATCGATTTCGTGATGCTGGCAAAAAATCCGACCCTCGATGCCTGGTGGGCGCTGCTGTCCCGCGAGGTGAAGTGATGGCTGGATTCGATTTTACCGGTAAAACCGTTTGGGTGACGGGCGCGGGTAAGGGCATTGGCTACGCCACGGCGCTGGCGTTTGTCGAGGCCGGCGCGCAGGTAACTGGCTTCGATCTCGCGTTCCCGGCCAACGATTATCCGTTTGCGACAGAAACGCTGAACGTGGCGGACGCGTCACAGGTGAATGACGTATGCGAGCGCTTACTGAGAAATATTGAACGTCTGGACGTGCTGATCAATGCGGCGGGAATTTTGCGCATGGGCGCAACGGATCGGCTATCGCAGGACGACTGGCAGCAGACCTTTGCGGTAAACGTTGGCGGGGCGTTTAACCTGTTCCAGCAGACGATGGGCCAGTTCCGTCGCCAGCAGGGTGGGGCGATTGTCACCGTGGCCTCGGACGCCGCACATACCCCGCGCATCGGGATGAGCGCTTACGGCGCCTCGAAAGCCGCGCTGAAAAGCCTGGCATTGACCGTGGGTCTTGAGCTGGCGGGCAGCGGTGTGCGGTGTAACATCGTCTCACCAGGATCGACTGATACCGACATGCAGCGCACGCTGTGGGTAAGCGACGACGCCGAACAGCAGCGCATTCGTGGTTTTGGCGAGCAGTTTAAGCTGGGTATTCCGCTCGGCAAAATTGCGCGTCCGCAGGAGATCGCCAGCACGATTTTGTTCCTCGCTTCAGACCACGCCAGCCACATCACGCTGCAGGACATCGTGGTGGATGGCGGCTCAACGCTGGGGGCATAATGATCTGGAAACGTCACTTATCGCTTGAAGAACTTAACGCCACCAGCCTGAACACGATGGTGGCGCACCTGGGCATGGTTTATACGCGCATCGGCGACGACACCCTGGAAGCCGAAATGCCGGTGGATGCGCGTACGCATCAGCCGTTTGGCCTGCTGCACGGCGGGGCATCCGCGGCGCTGGCGGAAACGCTCGGTTCGATGGCCGGTTTTCTGATGACTCGCGACGGGCAAAACGTTGTGGGGACCGAGCTGAACGCGACCCACCATCGCGCGGTGTCGCAGGGAAAAGTGCGCGGCGTTTGTCAGCCGCTGCATCTTGGACGTCAGAACCAGAGCTGGGAAATCGTGATTTTCGACGAACAGGGACGCCGCTGCTGCACCTGTCGGCTGAGCACGATGGTGCTGGGGTAGTGGGTGCGGTTTGATGCCCTCACCCTAACCCTCTCCCACGGGAGAGGGAATCGCTTGTGCGGTGTTCTGCTCCTCCCGTAAACCAAAAATGCGCTCTGCTTTTCTCCCTCTCTCACGGGAGAGGGAATCGCTCGTGCGGGGTTTTGTTCCTTCTGTAAAACAAAAAGCGCTCCGCTTTTCTCCCTCTCCCCTGGAGAGAGGGAATCGCTCGTGCGGTGTTCTGCTCTTCCCGTAAAACAAAATGTGCTCTGCTTTTCTCCCTATTCCCTGGAGAGAGGGAATCGCTCGTGTGGTGTTCTGATCTTCCCGTAAAACAAAAAGCGCTCTGCTTTTTTCCCTCTCCCGTGGGGAGAGGGCTGGGGTGAGGGGCAAACATCAACTCAGTGCTATTTTCCATCCTGGCACTCGCTAAAGTGATCCGCTTAACACAGTGAAGTAAATATCTGGTTTGACCACGCATTATTGCGTTTCAAAGTTGTTAAATTTCAAGCCGTGATCTAGAAACAAAATGTAACATCTCACTGTTTCTCGCTAACGGATAACAACTATGAACAACTCAGGGAAATACCTCATCTGGGCAATGCTCTCTGTTGTAGGCGCATTTGCTCTGGGCTACATCGCCCTCAATCGTGGTGAACAGATCAATGCGCTATGGATAGTCGTGGCTTCCGTCTGCATTTATCTGATCGCATATCGTTTCTACGGACGTTTTATCGCCGACAAAGTGCTGGCGGTGGACGGTACTCGCATGACGCCCGCTGTTCGGCATAACGACGGCCTGGATTATGTTCCAACGGATAAAAAAGTGCTGTTTGGCCATCACTTTGCGGCGATTGCCGGGGCGGGTCCGTTAGTCGGACCGGTACTGGCGGCGCAGATGGGGTATCTGCCGGGATGATTTTGGATCCTGGCGGGTGTGGTGCTGGCGGGCGCAGTGCAGGACTTTATGGTGCTGTTCGTCTCGACTCGTCGCGACGGGCGTTCGCTCGGTGAGCTGGTGAAAGAGGAGATGGGCGCAACCGCTGGGGTTATCGCGCTGATCGCCACTTTTATGATTATGGTGATTATCCTGGCCGTGCTCGCGATGATCGTGGTGAAAGCCCTGACCCACAGCCCGTGGGGAACCTACACCGTAGCGTTCACCATTCCGCTGGCGCTGTTCATGGGGATCTACATTCGCTACATCCGTCCGGGGCGCATTGGCGAAGTGTCAATCATTGGCCTGTTCTTCCTGGTGTTCGCGATTATTTCGGGCGGCTGGGTGGCGGAGAGCCCAAACCTGGGCGCCGTATTTTGACTTTACCGGCGTACAGCTGACCTGGATGCTGGTGGGTTACGGTTTTGTGGCGGCTGTTCTGCCGGTCTGGCTGCTGCTGGCCCCGCGCGATTACCTCTCTACCTTCCTCAAAATCGGGACTATCGTTGGCCTGGCGATTGGTATTTTGATCATGCGCCCGACGCTGACCATGCCAGCGTTAACCAAATTCATTGACGGCACCGGCCCGGTCTGGACCGGTAACATGTTCCCGTTCCTGTTTATCACCATCGCCTGTGGCGCGGTATCGGGCTTCCATGCGCTGATTGCATCGGGCACGACGCCGAAAATGCTGGCGAATGAAAACCAGGCGTGCCTGATCGGTTACGGCGGCATGCTGATGGAATCTTTCGTCGCCATCATGGCGCTGGTTTCTGCCTGCATTATCGATCCGGGCGTGTACTTTGCGATGAACAGCCCAATGGCGGTTCTGGCACCAGCTGGCACCGTTGACGTGGTCGCTTCTGCGGCGCAGGTTGGTGAGCGGCTGGGCTTTGCCATTACACCGGAAACGCTAACGCATATTGCCAATGAGGTAGGGGAACAGTCGATTATCTCCCGTGCAGGCGGCGCACCGACGCTGGCGGTGGGGATGGCGTATATCCTTCATGGCGCGCTCGGCGGGCTGATGGATGTATCGTTCTGGTATCACTTTGCCATTCTGTTTGAAGCGCTGTTTATTCTGACGGCGGTCGACGCTGGTACACGTGCCGCACGCTTATGCTGCAGGATCTGCTGGGGGTGATCTCTCCGGGGCTGAAACGCACCGATTCATTGCCGGCGAACCTGCTGGCGACGGCGCTGTGCGTCCTGGCCTGGGGCTACTTCCTGCATCAGGGCGTGGTCGATCCGTTAGGCGGCATCAATACCCTGTGGCCGCTGTTCGGTATCGCCAACCAGATGCTGGCAGGCATGGCGCTAATGCTCTGCGCGGTCGTGCTGTTCAAAATGAAGCGTCAGCGTTACGCATGGGTGGCGCTGTTGCCAACCTCATGGCTGTTGATCTGTACGCTGACTGCTGGCTGGCAAAAAGCCTTTAGTCCGGACAACAAAGTCGGTTTCCTGGCAATTGCTAACAAGTTCCAGTCGATGATCGACAGCGGCAAAATCCCGGCGCAGTACACTGAGTCTCAGCTTTCACAGCTGGTGTTTAACAACCGCCTGGATGCCGGACTGACCATCTTCTTTATGGTGGTAGTTGTGGTGCTGGCGTTGTACTCTCTGAAGACCGCGCTGGCGGCACTCAAAGAAGACAAGCCGACGGCGAAAGAGACGCCATACGAGCCAATGCCAGAAAATCTGGATGACATTGTGACCCAGGCAAAAGGGGCGCATTAACTAATCACTCCTCTAACCCTCTCCCCTGTGGGGAGAGGGAACAGAGTAAACCCTCGGCCTTATGGGAGAGGGATTGAATGAGAGAAACAGCATGTTCGACACGTTATCCAAAGCAGGTAAATATTTAGGCCAGGCAGCAAAAATGATGATTGGCGTGCCGGACTACGACAACTATGTCGAGCACATGCGTGTCACCCATCCCGATCAGTCGCCGATGACCTATGAAGAATTTTTCCGCGATCGTCAGGACGCGCGCTACGGTGCCAAAGGCGGCGTGAAGTGCTGTTAGCCTTCCTTAGGCAGATAGAGACTAATTTGTTCCTGGGTGCAGCCGTAAATCGCGGCCAGCTTTTCTCGCGTGCGCTTCTGCGGGCGAGAATCCACCGCTTCAAGCTGCGAAACGGCAGACTGGCTGATGCCGAGTTTGTCGGCCACTTCCTGCTGAGATAATCCGCGCAGAATTCGCCACGCGGCCTGCAGGCTGACTTGCTGAGAAGTCATGAGGCTGCAAACGTCAGCGGGTAATCCAACGTCATCGTAGATATCCTTTTCGTCATCAACGCTTTCCCAGTCATCCTCATTTTCGTCGTCATATTCAGCCGCTTGCGGGAGCATGCGAAGATAGTCATCATAAGGAATGACTGCATATTGTGGTTTTCCATCAGCATCAGCGATCAGTTGCACATCCATAGGGAACGCTTTCCTCGTGAAGATAGGTCGTTGAGCTTCTTCGCTTGACTGCCACGATGTAGCAAACATCTCGTGATTCGCCCTGAAACATAAAGATTACGCGGTATTCACCCGCTCTAAGCCGGTGGTAATTGCCCGGTAGAGA
Coding sequences within it:
- the cstA_3 gene encoding carbon starvation protein CstA, which translates into the protein MLVGYGFVAAVLPVWLLLAPRDYLSTFLKIGTIVGLAIGILIMRPTLTMPALTKFIDGTGPVWTGNMFPFLFITIACGAVSGFHALIASGTTPKMLANENQACLIGYGGMLMESFVAIMALVSACIIDPGVYFAMNSPMAVLAPAGTVDVVASAAQVGERLGFAITPETLTHIANEVGEQSIISRAGGAPTLAVGMAYILHGALGGLMDVSFWYHFAILFEALFILTAVDAGTRAARLCCRICWG
- the fepB gene encoding iron-enterobactin transporter periplasmic binding protein yields the protein MKFPAVCRYALLLAGLFVLGLTSAIAADWPRQVTDSRGVHTLESKPTRIVSTSVTLTGSLLAIDAPVVASGATTPNNRVADAQGFMRQWGDIAKKRQVSRLYIGEPSAEAVAAQMPDLILISATGGDSAMALYDQLSTIAPTLVINYDDKSWQELLTQLGTLTGHEKQAAARIAEFDQQLTLVKQQMKLPPQPVNALVYTAAAHSANLWTAESAQGKFLQQLGFQLAELPAGLNTSKSQGKRHDIIQLGGENLAAGLNGQGLLLFAGDQKDVDAIYANPLLAHLACGAKQTRLGAGYGDLPPGLLQRHAGAGTCKRVVQVNTKYALSFFE
- a CDS encoding plasmid stabilization system, yielding MKIIWSRAAKRDLAKIEVRSQSRIEEKVNSITDKNAPQPDIKKLSLPGNYHRLRAGEYRVIFMFQGESRDVCYIVAVKRRSSTTYLHEESVPYGCATDR
- the entB gene encoding isochorismatase, producing MAIPKLTGYALPTAAELPNNKVNWAFEPERAALLIHDMQEYFLNFWGENCPMMVQVVANIAQLRDYCKKHNIPVYYTAQPKEQSDEDRALLNDMWGPGLTRSPEQQRIVSELTPDEADTVLVKWRYSAFHRSPLEQMLKETGRNQLLITGVYAHIGCMTTATDAFMRDIKPFFIADALADFSREEHLMSLNYVAGRTGRVVMTDELLPSVPASKEALRAVILPLLDESDEPMDDENLIDYGLDSVRMMALAARWRKVHGDIDFVMLAKNPTLDAWWALLSREVK
- the entE gene encoding enterobactin synthase subunit E; this encodes MTLPFTRWPEEFARRYREKGYWQDVPLTDILTRHADSDATAVFDGERQYTYRQLHKAVNNLASALQAQGIKRGETALVQLGNVAEFYITFFALLQAGVAPVNALFSHQRSELNAYALQIAPALVIADRQHALFADDDFLNTFVDEHRSVRVVLLRGDNGEHALETAIARPADNFIASPTPADEVAFFQLSGGSTGTPKLIPRTHNDYYYSILRSNEVCGITAETRYLNALPAAHNFAMSSPGSLGVFMAGGCVALANDPSATLCFPLIEKHQLNVASLVPPAVSLWLQAIAEGAGNAQLASLTLLQVGGARLSATLAARIPAEIGCQLQQVFGMAEGLVNYTAIDDTPERIMNTQGRPMCPDDEVWVADENGQPLPRGEVGRLMTRGPYTFRGYFNSPEHNASAFDADGFYCSGDLISIDEQGYITVQGREKDQINRGGEKIAAEEIENLLLRHESVIHAALVSMEDSLLGEKSCAYLVVKKPLRAVDVRRFLREQGIAEFKLPDRVESVDALPLTPVGKVDKKQLRLWLAERAQG
- a CDS encoding XRE family transcriptional regulator; protein product: MDVQLIADADGKPQYAVIPYDDYLRMLPQAAEYDDENEDDWESVDDEKDIYDDVGLPADVCSLMTSQQVSLQAAWRILRGLSQQEVADKLGISQSAVSQLEAVDSRPQKRTREKLAAIYGCTQEQISLYLPKEG
- the cstA_4 gene encoding carbon starvation protein CstA, with amino-acid sequence MLQDLLGVISPGLKRTDSLPANLLATALCVLAWGYFLHQGVVDPLGGINTLWPLFGIANQMLAGMALMLCAVVLFKMKRQRYAWVALLPTSWLLICTLTAGWQKAFSPDNKVGFLAIANKFQSMIDSGKIPAQYTESQLSQLVFNNRLDAGLTIFFMVVVVVLALYSLKTALAALKEDKPTAKETPYEPMPENLDDIVTQAKGAH
- a CDS encoding COG2879, Hypothetical small protein yjiX, producing the protein MFDTLSKAGKYLGQAAKMMIGVPDYDNYVEHMRVTHPDQSPMTYEEFFRDRQDARYGAKGGVKCC
- the cstA_1 gene encoding carbon starvation protein CstA — protein: MNNSGKYLIWAMLSVVGAFALGYIALNRGEQINALWIVVASVCIYLIAYRFYGRFIADKVLAVDGTRMTPAVRHNDGLDYVPTDKKVLFGHHFAAIAGAGPLVGPVLAAQMGYLPG
- the cstA_2 gene encoding carbon starvation protein CstA, whose amino-acid sequence is MVLAGAVQDFMVLFVSTRRDGRSLGELVKEEMGATAGVIALIATFMIMVIILAVLAMIVVKALTHSPWGTYTVAFTIPLALFMGIYIRYIRPGRIGEVSIIGLFFLVFAIISGGWVAESPNLGAVF
- the entC gene encoding isochorismate synthase, which encodes MDTSLAEEVQHTATTLQSDSFFFMSPNRSFTTSGCFARFSESAAGGDDPAGAFQQKLAQAFNDAKASGISHPIMVGAIPFDTRKPSSLFIPQSWQTFSRPARQKSARYHSGAQELTVVSRTEIPPQPVFEEMVARAAALTATPQVNKVVLSRLIDIATDRHIDSGALLERLIAQNPASFNFHVPLEDGGVLLGASPELLLRKEGAHFSSLPLAGSARRQPDDMLDREAGNKLLASEKDRHEHDLVTQAMKTVLEQRSHKLAMPSSPQLITTPTLWHLATPIEGEARENENALTLACLLHPTPALSGFPHQAAKEIIASLEPFDRELFGGIVGWCDSEGNGEWVVTIRCARLHENTVRLFAGAGIVPASSPVGEWRETGVKLSTMLNVFGLH
- the entH gene encoding phenylacetic acid degradation-like protein is translated as MIWKRHLSLEELNATSLNTMVAHLGMVYTRIGDDTLEAEMPVDARTHQPFGLLHGGASAALAETLGSMAGFLMTRDGQNVVGTELNATHHRAVSQGKVRGVCQPLHLGRQNQSWEIVIFDEQGRRCCTCRLSTMVLG
- the entA gene encoding 2,3-dihydro-2,3-dihydroxybenzoate dehydrogenase, giving the protein MAGFDFTGKTVWVTGAGKGIGYATALAFVEAGAQVTGFDLAFPANDYPFATETLNVADASQVNDVCERLLRNIERLDVLINAAGILRMGATDRLSQDDWQQTFAVNVGGAFNLFQQTMGQFRRQQGGAIVTVASDAAHTPRIGMSAYGASKAALKSLALTVGLELAGSGVRCNIVSPGSTDTDMQRTLWVSDDAEQQRIRGFGEQFKLGIPLGKIARPQEIASTILFLASDHASHITLQDIVVDGGSTLGA